From the genome of Nocardia sp. NBC_01503, one region includes:
- a CDS encoding NAD(P)H-dependent flavin oxidoreductase, protein MPEPELSTAWSRAFGLSLPVVNAPMGGVAGGRLAAAVTRAGGLGMIGMGSAGSVAALERELPHLDGVPGPFGIGLVDWVIRAEPGLLPAAIAARPALISVSFGTDMSWVPELHEAGILAATQVFTLDDAHRAQDAGVDVLVARGSEGGGHGAVEVPTLPLLESIVADVPVPVLAAGGIATAQDLAVALAAGASGVWLGTCLAACAESMLSDRDRGAMLAATAEDTLATRVFDVAMELPWPARFPARVLRNAFTDRWSDRIEDLPEEARTALRAGRAAHDPDIVPIDAGICVGAVTEVRPVAQVLDDLCSGAANLL, encoded by the coding sequence ATGCCGGAGCCCGAACTGTCCACTGCCTGGTCGCGAGCATTCGGGTTGTCGCTGCCGGTGGTCAACGCGCCCATGGGTGGGGTCGCGGGCGGTCGGCTCGCGGCGGCGGTGACGCGTGCGGGTGGGCTCGGAATGATCGGTATGGGCAGTGCCGGATCGGTCGCCGCGCTCGAGCGTGAGCTGCCACACCTGGACGGGGTGCCGGGGCCGTTCGGAATCGGCTTGGTGGACTGGGTGATTCGCGCCGAACCGGGGCTGCTGCCCGCCGCCATCGCGGCGCGGCCCGCCCTGATCTCGGTGAGTTTCGGGACGGATATGTCCTGGGTGCCCGAGTTGCACGAGGCCGGGATTCTCGCGGCGACACAGGTTTTCACCCTCGACGACGCACATCGCGCGCAGGACGCCGGAGTCGATGTGCTGGTCGCGCGGGGTTCGGAGGGCGGGGGCCACGGTGCGGTGGAGGTGCCGACGCTGCCTTTGCTGGAGTCGATCGTGGCCGATGTCCCGGTTCCGGTGCTCGCCGCGGGCGGTATCGCGACCGCCCAGGATCTCGCCGTGGCCCTGGCGGCCGGGGCGAGCGGGGTGTGGCTGGGCACGTGCCTGGCCGCCTGCGCGGAGTCGATGCTCTCGGATCGGGATCGCGGGGCAATGCTGGCCGCGACCGCCGAGGACACCCTCGCCACCAGGGTCTTCGATGTGGCCATGGAATTGCCGTGGCCCGCCCGGTTCCCCGCCCGGGTGCTGCGCAATGCCTTCACCGACCGCTGGTCCGATCGCATCGAGGACCTCCCCGAGGAGGCTCGTACGGCCCTGCGCGCAGGCCGCGCCGCCCACGATCCGGACATCGTCCCGATCGATGCCGGTATCTGCGTCGGCGCGGTGACCGAGGTCCGCCCGGTCGCCCAAGTGCTCGACGACCTCTGCTCGGGTGCGGCGAACTTGCTGTGA
- a CDS encoding peptidyl-tRNA hydrolase encodes MSSVESTIDAGFVARHAELALGYGGGGDPADPALVQAMQMVLHIPKVDPPRRSALLAAAASAVVRLCFDERVGPDGEWQERYLTWKRSRIRKVARRARGAQWLAAQEVDGVTVECEGAQARALVPGAVGEIDPRIKRLQIGGTELEADEPNSITSGYPTLWIDSELGMTVGKAAAQVGHASMLLAGAMPVQQAYAWAARGFRCNVAEAGPEHWVQLQRRVAEGSATAVRDAGFTEVAPGSMTVIAVPDN; translated from the coding sequence GTGTCCAGTGTCGAGTCCACGATTGATGCCGGGTTCGTGGCCCGGCATGCCGAACTCGCACTCGGTTACGGCGGTGGTGGTGATCCGGCGGATCCGGCGCTGGTGCAGGCCATGCAGATGGTGTTGCACATCCCCAAGGTCGATCCGCCGCGCCGGAGCGCACTGCTGGCCGCGGCCGCGTCCGCGGTGGTGCGGCTCTGCTTCGACGAGCGGGTCGGCCCGGACGGTGAGTGGCAGGAGCGCTACCTCACCTGGAAGCGTTCGCGAATCCGCAAGGTGGCCAGGCGCGCTCGCGGTGCGCAATGGCTCGCCGCCCAGGAGGTGGACGGTGTGACCGTCGAATGCGAGGGCGCGCAGGCCCGGGCCCTGGTGCCCGGCGCGGTCGGAGAAATCGACCCGCGCATCAAGCGCCTGCAAATCGGCGGCACCGAATTGGAGGCCGATGAACCGAATTCGATCACGTCCGGGTATCCCACGCTATGGATCGATTCGGAATTGGGTATGACTGTGGGCAAGGCCGCCGCGCAGGTCGGGCATGCGAGCATGCTGCTGGCCGGTGCCATGCCGGTGCAGCAGGCATATGCCTGGGCCGCGCGCGGTTTCCGATGCAACGTAGCCGAGGCCGGTCCCGAGCACTGGGTTCAGCTACAGCGCCGGGTGGCCGAGGGGAGCGCGACCGCGGTCCGCGACGCCGGATTCACCGAGGTGGCCCCGGGGTCGATGACGGTGATCGCGGTGCCGGATAACTGA
- a CDS encoding histidine phosphatase family protein, translated as MALESLTMIRHGESATNAASARAELDGSELFGSGTRDPDVPLTDLGRAQAAAVGTWLAGQPERAWTVWCSPYSRARETAAIALGAVGSPRVRIDERLRDREIGNLHGLTDLGWRRRYPEEFALRERLGRFYYRPPGGESWVDVALRLRALLDELDGHVLAFAHDIVVVMTRYVLEGLDEAAILEIERGKIRNGSISRWERSDTGLIPAGYNETAHLG; from the coding sequence GTGGCACTGGAATCACTGACCATGATCCGGCACGGGGAGAGCGCGACCAATGCGGCTTCGGCACGGGCGGAACTCGACGGCTCGGAGTTATTCGGCAGCGGGACAAGGGATCCCGATGTGCCGCTGACCGATCTGGGGCGAGCACAGGCCGCGGCGGTCGGTACCTGGCTGGCCGGGCAACCGGAGCGGGCGTGGACGGTGTGGTGTTCGCCGTACTCGCGGGCGCGCGAAACCGCCGCAATCGCATTGGGGGCGGTGGGGTCGCCTCGGGTGCGGATCGATGAGCGGTTGCGGGATCGGGAGATCGGGAATCTGCACGGGCTCACGGACTTGGGGTGGCGGCGGCGGTACCCGGAGGAGTTCGCGCTGCGGGAGAGGTTGGGGCGGTTCTACTATCGGCCACCGGGGGGTGAGTCGTGGGTCGATGTGGCGTTGCGGTTGCGCGCGCTGCTGGACGAATTGGACGGGCACGTGCTGGCGTTCGCGCATGACATTGTCGTGGTGATGACGCGGTATGTGCTGGAGGGGCTGGATGAGGCGGCCATTCTGGAGATCGAACGGGGGAAGATTCGCAATGGGTCGATCAGTCGCTGGGAACGCTCGGATACGGGGCTGATACCCGCCGGGTACAACGAGACGGCGCATCTGGGCTAG
- the ctaD gene encoding aa3-type cytochrome oxidase subunit I — protein MTAVEPQPVRQVEAARPYPQRVGPKGSFIYKMVTTTDPKVLGVMYLVTAMSFFLVGGLMALLMRAELARPGMQFLSPEQFNQLFTMHGTIMLLFYATAIVFGFANIILPLQIGAPDVAFPRLNAFSYWLYLFGGTMATAGFITPGGAADFGWTAYTPLSDIVHSPGVGADLWILGLAVSGLGTILGGVNMLTTVVCLRCPGMTMFRMPIFTWNIAVTSVLVLLAFPLLTAALFGLAYDRHLGGHIYDPANGGALLYQHLFWYFGHPEVYIIALPFFGIVSEIFPVFSRKPIFGYTTLVYATLGIAALSIAVWAHHMYATGAVLLPYFSFMTFLIAVPTGVKFFNWIGTMWRGQLTFETPMLWSIGFLVTFLFGGLSGVILAAPPIDFHVSDTYFVVAHFHYVLFGTIVFATFAGIYFWFPKMTGRMMDERLGKWHFWATFVGFHTTFLVQHWLGNEGMPRRYADYLPTDGFTTLNTISTIGAFILGSSMLPFVWNVFKSYRYGEVVTVDDPWGYGNSLEWATSCPPPRHNFYELPRIRSERPAFELHYPHMVERMRAEAHVGWGTKSHQVHELTDSVSK, from the coding sequence GTGACTGCCGTAGAGCCACAGCCAGTCCGTCAAGTGGAGGCGGCTCGGCCATACCCGCAACGAGTGGGTCCGAAGGGTTCGTTCATCTACAAGATGGTCACCACGACGGACCCGAAGGTTCTCGGCGTCATGTACTTGGTGACCGCCATGTCCTTCTTCCTCGTCGGCGGCCTGATGGCCCTGCTGATGCGTGCCGAGCTCGCGCGACCGGGCATGCAGTTCCTGTCGCCGGAACAGTTCAACCAGCTGTTCACCATGCACGGCACCATCATGCTGCTGTTCTACGCGACCGCGATCGTGTTCGGCTTCGCCAACATCATCCTGCCGCTGCAGATCGGCGCGCCCGACGTGGCGTTCCCGCGTCTGAACGCGTTCAGCTACTGGCTGTACCTGTTCGGCGGCACCATGGCGACCGCCGGTTTCATCACCCCGGGTGGTGCGGCCGACTTCGGCTGGACCGCCTACACCCCGCTGTCGGATATCGTCCACTCCCCGGGCGTCGGCGCCGACCTGTGGATCCTGGGCCTGGCCGTCTCCGGTCTGGGCACCATCCTCGGTGGCGTCAACATGCTCACCACCGTGGTCTGCCTGCGCTGCCCCGGTATGACCATGTTCCGCATGCCGATCTTCACCTGGAATATCGCCGTCACCAGTGTGCTTGTGCTGCTTGCCTTCCCGCTGCTGACCGCGGCGCTGTTCGGCCTGGCGTACGACCGGCACCTGGGTGGGCACATCTATGACCCGGCCAATGGCGGCGCACTGCTCTACCAGCACTTGTTCTGGTACTTCGGTCACCCCGAGGTGTACATCATCGCGCTGCCGTTCTTCGGCATCGTCTCGGAGATCTTCCCGGTCTTCAGCCGGAAGCCGATCTTCGGTTACACCACCCTGGTGTACGCGACGCTCGGTATCGCCGCGCTGTCCATCGCCGTGTGGGCGCACCACATGTACGCCACCGGCGCCGTGCTGCTGCCGTACTTCTCGTTCATGACCTTCCTCATCGCGGTTCCGACCGGTGTGAAGTTCTTCAACTGGATCGGCACCATGTGGCGGGGTCAGCTGACCTTCGAAACGCCCATGCTGTGGTCCATCGGCTTCCTGGTGACCTTCCTCTTCGGTGGTCTGTCGGGTGTCATCCTGGCCGCCCCGCCGATCGACTTCCACGTCTCCGATACCTACTTCGTGGTGGCGCACTTCCACTACGTGCTGTTCGGCACCATCGTGTTCGCGACCTTCGCGGGTATCTACTTCTGGTTCCCGAAGATGACCGGTCGCATGATGGACGAGCGCCTGGGCAAGTGGCACTTCTGGGCGACGTTCGTCGGCTTCCACACCACGTTCCTGGTGCAGCACTGGCTGGGTAACGAGGGTATGCCGCGTCGCTACGCCGACTACCTGCCGACCGACGGCTTCACCACCCTGAACACCATCTCCACGATCGGCGCCTTCATCCTGGGTTCGTCGATGCTGCCGTTCGTGTGGAACGTCTTCAAGTCCTACCGCTACGGCGAGGTCGTCACGGTCGATGATCCGTGGGGCTACGGCAATTCGCTGGAGTGGGCCACCTCCTGCCCGCCGCCGCGGCACAACTTCTACGAGCTGCCGCGTATCCGCTCCGAGCGCCCCGCGTTCGAGCTGCACTACCCGCACATGGTCGAGCGCATGCGCGCCGAGGCCCATGTCGGCTGGGGCACCAAGTCCCACCAGGTGCACGAGCTGACGGACAGCGTGTCCAAGTAG
- a CDS encoding protease inhibitor I42 family protein: MRVRTSLAVVMLGLALTACGDNDNPNEVRPTTTSSAAHQAPEPVVAGRDQNGTDIALTVGQGLTVRLAANPSTGYMWQLAQLDQNMLGQDGGTEYEQDPSPDGMVGVGGVSIWKFTAKSTGATRLVLEYLRPWEQGVDPTERFTLNLNVT; this comes from the coding sequence GTGCGGGTGCGCACATCACTGGCGGTAGTAATGCTCGGGCTGGCCTTGACCGCCTGCGGCGATAACGACAACCCGAATGAAGTGCGGCCCACCACGACCTCCTCCGCCGCCCATCAGGCGCCCGAACCGGTGGTCGCGGGCCGGGATCAGAACGGCACCGATATCGCGCTTACCGTCGGCCAGGGTCTGACGGTTCGCCTGGCCGCCAACCCCAGCACCGGATATATGTGGCAGCTGGCGCAATTGGATCAGAACATGCTCGGGCAGGACGGCGGCACGGAGTACGAGCAGGACCCCAGTCCGGACGGCATGGTCGGTGTCGGTGGCGTCTCCATCTGGAAGTTCACCGCGAAGTCCACCGGCGCGACCCGGTTGGTCCTGGAGTATCTGCGCCCCTGGGAGCAGGGCGTCGATCCGACCGAGCGCTTCACGCTGAACTTGAACGTTACGTAA
- the serB gene encoding phosphoserine phosphatase SerB gives MSTSAGRRSAETTVLVTVTGPDKPGVTSVLLAALSNNAVSLLDVEQVVIRGRLTLGVLVSCPCDPEALQDQLEDAMASVGMNVDVEIGANSVAGARLSTHAVVVLGSPVTARAFSAISRKLAEQRVNIDSIRGIADYPVTGLELMVTVPSSDADTVSNGVTREPSVVTQASASGLDAGDAETTLRTMLAVVAAKESVDIAVERAGLARRSKRLIVFDVDSTLIQGEVIEMLAAHAGVEDEVRAVTEAAMRGEIDFAESLRQRVATLEGLDATVIDEVADKIELTPGARTTIRTLRRMGFRCGVVSGGFRQVIEPLAHELELDFVQANTLEIVDGKLTGRVVGEIVDRAAKAVMLRRFAAESGVAMEQTVAVGDGANDIDMLNAAGLGIAFNAKPALREVADAALSHPFLDAVLFILGVTRDEVEAADARDGGVRRVPLPR, from the coding sequence TTGAGCACAAGCGCGGGGAGGCGGAGCGCTGAGACGACGGTTCTGGTCACTGTTACCGGACCTGACAAGCCGGGCGTGACATCGGTGCTACTCGCGGCGCTCTCCAATAACGCCGTCAGTCTGCTCGATGTCGAGCAGGTCGTGATCCGCGGCCGCCTCACCCTGGGCGTGCTGGTCTCCTGTCCCTGTGATCCCGAGGCGCTGCAGGATCAGCTCGAGGACGCCATGGCCAGCGTCGGCATGAATGTCGATGTGGAGATCGGCGCGAACTCCGTCGCCGGTGCTCGCCTGTCCACCCACGCGGTCGTGGTGCTGGGCTCCCCGGTCACCGCGCGCGCCTTCAGCGCCATTTCGCGCAAGCTCGCCGAGCAGCGCGTCAATATCGACTCCATTCGCGGAATCGCCGATTACCCGGTGACCGGTCTGGAGCTCATGGTCACCGTGCCCTCCTCGGACGCGGACACCGTGTCCAACGGCGTCACCCGCGAGCCCTCCGTGGTTACGCAGGCTTCCGCCTCCGGGCTTGACGCGGGTGACGCGGAGACCACCCTGCGCACCATGCTGGCCGTGGTGGCCGCCAAGGAGAGCGTGGATATCGCCGTCGAGCGCGCGGGTCTGGCCCGGCGCTCCAAGCGGCTCATCGTGTTCGATGTGGACTCGACCCTGATCCAGGGCGAGGTCATCGAGATGCTGGCCGCGCACGCCGGTGTCGAGGACGAGGTCCGCGCCGTCACCGAGGCCGCCATGCGCGGTGAGATCGATTTCGCCGAATCGCTGCGCCAGCGCGTGGCCACCCTCGAGGGCTTGGACGCCACTGTCATCGACGAGGTGGCCGATAAGATCGAACTGACCCCGGGCGCGCGCACCACTATTCGCACCTTGCGCCGCATGGGTTTCCGCTGCGGTGTGGTCTCCGGCGGTTTCCGTCAGGTGATCGAACCGCTCGCGCACGAGCTGGAATTGGATTTCGTACAGGCCAATACGCTCGAGATCGTCGACGGTAAGCTCACCGGCCGCGTGGTCGGCGAGATCGTGGACCGCGCCGCCAAGGCCGTCATGCTGCGCCGTTTCGCCGCGGAGTCCGGGGTGGCCATGGAGCAGACCGTCGCGGTCGGCGACGGCGCGAATGACATCGACATGCTCAATGCCGCCGGGCTCGGTATCGCCTTCAATGCCAAGCCCGCTCTGCGCGAGGTGGCCGATGCCGCACTCTCGCACCCCTTCCTGGATGCTGTGCTGTTCATTCTCGGCGTCACCCGGGATGAGGTCGAGGCCGCCGATGCCCGCGACGGCGGCGTGCGCCGGGTACCGCTGCCGCGCTGA
- a CDS encoding ABC transporter substrate-binding protein, with amino-acid sequence MPVRESASTRITFASTTAPVRRLRTWGAVLAAAAVLPAGLLAGCSKGTDDAMSSIVRTTTNIAGAGVVGLERDTRTACPLPSAPDASSGTITVTHAAGTSEVPADPKRVVVLSTAALDAVCALGLWERVVGAATVSGPTAQPAYLGTGISEVPGVGMVGSPDPAKVAELKPDLILGAASDRAMYDALKGIAPTVLTGSDNGWQAEFTGYGAALDRKTAAAKALDDYRTAARDTGKSVAASLSQASVLRFDPKAVQVQGNNSFAGLVLADAGVQRPQSQRGDSFDIASLGAEADRDKVEGDIIYLMFDGKDGQKYAESVMHGDDWKSLSAVSDRREFVVEDSIWHGSGVTAARALLDDLRKSLNAYVTD; translated from the coding sequence ATGCCGGTGCGCGAGTCCGCTTCCACCCGAATCACGTTCGCCTCCACCACCGCCCCCGTGCGCCGTTTGCGCACCTGGGGCGCTGTTCTGGCCGCTGCCGCGGTGCTACCGGCGGGTCTACTCGCGGGGTGTAGCAAGGGCACGGACGATGCCATGAGCTCGATCGTCCGCACCACCACCAATATCGCCGGGGCCGGTGTGGTGGGTCTGGAGCGCGATACCCGGACCGCGTGCCCGCTGCCCAGTGCGCCGGACGCGAGCTCGGGGACGATCACCGTCACCCATGCCGCGGGAACCAGTGAGGTGCCCGCCGATCCCAAACGCGTTGTGGTGCTGTCCACCGCCGCACTGGACGCGGTCTGCGCGCTGGGGCTGTGGGAGCGGGTGGTCGGTGCGGCAACGGTTTCCGGACCCACCGCGCAACCCGCCTACCTGGGCACGGGCATCTCCGAGGTGCCGGGCGTCGGTATGGTCGGCAGTCCGGATCCGGCGAAGGTGGCGGAGCTGAAACCGGATCTGATTCTCGGGGCCGCGAGTGACCGCGCGATGTACGACGCGCTGAAGGGGATCGCCCCGACCGTGCTGACCGGTTCGGATAACGGCTGGCAGGCCGAGTTCACCGGTTACGGCGCGGCGCTGGATCGCAAGACCGCCGCCGCCAAGGCCCTGGACGATTACCGCACCGCGGCCCGCGATACCGGAAAATCCGTGGCCGCCAGCCTGTCTCAGGCGTCGGTGCTGCGCTTCGATCCCAAGGCGGTCCAGGTGCAGGGCAACAACAGCTTCGCGGGGCTCGTACTCGCCGATGCCGGGGTGCAGCGGCCGCAGTCCCAGCGCGGTGACTCCTTCGATATCGCGAGCCTGGGCGCCGAGGCCGATCGCGACAAGGTCGAGGGCGACATCATCTATCTGATGTTCGACGGCAAGGACGGTCAGAAGTACGCCGAATCGGTGATGCACGGCGATGACTGGAAGTCGCTCAGCGCGGTCAGCGATCGCCGGGAATTCGTTGTGGAGGACAGCATCTGGCATGGATCGGGCGTCACCGCCGCCCGCGCCCTCCTGGACGATCTGCGCAAGTCCCTCAATGCCTATGTGACGGATTGA
- the mgtE gene encoding magnesium transporter: MTQTDLPVVPTLPTVLTLPAAGDAALATDRDSVRAQGGSLRDIVDCHHLAATLEWLDNHPPHVIADELARMDAVEAGMAFRLLDKDRALDVFEELEPVDQQQILTGLRDQSFRDLVEEMDPDDRARMLREAPAKVAKKVLAGLSQEERRMTALLLGYPEGSVGFYMTPEVVALPRNLPVSAALQTVRAKGANAETVYTLPVVDAGRRLIGVVELRELVLSSPDSMIADLVVSEPVFARATDSAEKAARLMQGANLINLPVVDSENRLVGLLTIDDAIEVIEAADSEDVARQAGTTPWAGHYMAAGVFQLARYRALWLMLLLVAATLTVTVTDLFEGTLEQAAHLALFIPLLIGAGGNAGAQAATTCVRALAVGEVRVSDLFKVIWRECRVGLVLGCMLAVAGMIIAGFFVGAKIGLVVGITLIIICGWAATIGGTMPLLAKKLRIDPAVISAPMVTTLVDATGLVIYFMTAKLVLGI, translated from the coding sequence ATGACGCAGACCGATCTGCCCGTCGTTCCGACGCTGCCCACTGTTCTCACGCTGCCCGCCGCGGGCGATGCCGCACTCGCCACCGATCGCGATTCTGTTCGCGCACAGGGTGGTTCGCTGCGCGATATCGTCGACTGCCATCATCTGGCCGCGACCCTGGAGTGGCTGGACAATCATCCGCCGCATGTCATCGCCGATGAACTCGCGCGGATGGACGCCGTCGAGGCGGGTATGGCTTTCCGTCTGCTGGACAAGGATCGCGCCCTGGATGTGTTCGAGGAGCTCGAGCCCGTCGATCAGCAGCAGATCCTGACCGGTCTGCGTGATCAGAGCTTCCGCGATCTGGTCGAGGAGATGGATCCCGACGATCGCGCCCGTATGCTGCGCGAGGCCCCGGCCAAGGTCGCCAAGAAGGTGCTGGCGGGTCTGAGTCAGGAGGAGCGTCGTATGACGGCGCTGCTGCTGGGCTATCCGGAGGGTTCGGTCGGCTTCTATATGACGCCGGAAGTTGTCGCGCTGCCGCGTAATCTACCGGTCTCGGCCGCCCTGCAGACGGTGCGCGCCAAGGGCGCGAACGCCGAAACCGTCTACACCCTGCCCGTGGTGGACGCGGGCCGCCGCCTCATCGGTGTGGTCGAACTGCGCGAGCTCGTACTCAGTTCGCCGGACTCCATGATCGCGGATCTCGTTGTCTCCGAACCGGTTTTCGCCCGTGCCACCGATTCGGCGGAGAAGGCGGCCCGGCTCATGCAGGGCGCGAACCTGATCAACCTGCCGGTGGTGGACAGCGAGAACCGCTTGGTCGGTCTGCTGACCATCGATGACGCCATCGAGGTCATCGAGGCCGCCGACTCCGAGGATGTGGCGCGCCAGGCCGGTACCACGCCGTGGGCCGGTCACTATATGGCCGCCGGGGTCTTCCAGTTGGCCCGCTACCGCGCCCTGTGGCTGATGCTGCTGCTGGTCGCGGCAACGCTCACGGTCACCGTGACCGATCTGTTCGAGGGCACCCTCGAGCAGGCCGCCCATCTGGCGCTGTTCATTCCGCTGCTCATCGGCGCGGGTGGCAACGCGGGTGCGCAGGCGGCGACAACCTGCGTGCGCGCGCTGGCCGTGGGCGAGGTGCGAGTCTCGGATCTGTTCAAGGTCATCTGGCGAGAATGCCGAGTGGGTTTGGTGCTCGGCTGCATGCTCGCGGTGGCCGGTATGATCATCGCCGGATTCTTCGTGGGCGCGAAGATCGGTCTGGTGGTTGGTATTACGCTGATCATCATCTGCGGTTGGGCGGCCACCATCGGCGGCACCATGCCGCTGCTGGCCAAGAAGCTGCGCATCGATCCCGCGGTGATCTCGGCCCCAATGGTGACGACGCTGGTCGACGCGACCGGACTCGTGATCTATTTCATGACAGCGAAATTGGTTCTCGGCATCTGA
- the nrdF gene encoding class 1b ribonucleoside-diphosphate reductase subunit beta, with the protein MRVTKVIDRVSAINWNRVIDDKDAEVWDRLTGNFWLPEKVPVSNDIPSWATLTPSEKQLTMRVFTGLTLLDTIQGTVGAVSLIPDALTPHEEAVYTNIAFMESVHAKSYSQIFSTLCSSKEIDEAFRWSEENRNLQRKAEIVLEYYNGENPLKRKVASTLLESFLFYSGFYLPMHWSSRAKLTNTADMIRLIIRDEAVHGYYIGYKFQKGLELVSQAERDELKSYTFELLFELYENEVEYTQDLYDEVGLTEDVKKFLRYNANKALMNLGYEGLFPKDECDVNPAILSALSPNADENHDFFSGSGSSYVIGKAVNTEDEDWEF; encoded by the coding sequence ATGCGTGTAACTAAGGTGATTGATCGGGTATCGGCGATCAACTGGAACCGCGTAATCGATGACAAGGACGCGGAGGTCTGGGATCGGCTCACCGGCAACTTCTGGTTGCCTGAGAAGGTACCCGTTTCCAATGACATTCCGTCGTGGGCCACGCTGACTCCCAGCGAAAAGCAGCTGACCATGCGGGTCTTCACCGGTCTCACTCTGCTGGACACCATCCAGGGCACGGTCGGCGCGGTCAGCCTGATTCCGGATGCGCTGACCCCGCACGAAGAAGCGGTGTACACCAATATCGCGTTCATGGAGTCGGTGCACGCCAAGAGCTACAGCCAGATCTTCTCCACGTTGTGCTCCTCCAAGGAGATCGACGAAGCCTTCCGCTGGTCCGAGGAGAATCGGAACCTGCAGCGCAAGGCCGAGATCGTGCTCGAGTACTACAACGGCGAGAATCCGCTCAAGCGCAAGGTGGCCTCCACCCTGCTGGAGTCCTTCCTGTTCTACTCCGGCTTCTATCTGCCGATGCACTGGTCCTCGCGGGCCAAGCTCACCAATACCGCCGACATGATCCGCCTGATCATTCGCGATGAGGCCGTGCACGGCTACTACATCGGCTACAAGTTCCAGAAGGGTCTGGAGCTGGTCTCGCAGGCCGAGCGCGATGAGCTCAAGTCGTACACCTTCGAGCTGCTGTTCGAGCTGTACGAGAACGAGGTCGAGTACACCCAGGATCTGTACGACGAGGTCGGTCTCACCGAGGACGTCAAGAAGTTCCTGCGCTACAACGCCAACAAGGCGCTGATGAACCTCGGCTACGAGGGCCTGTTCCCCAAGGACGAGTGCGATGTGAACCCGGCGATCCTGTCGGCCCTGTCACCCAACGCCGATGAGAATCACGACTTCTTCTCCGGCTCGGGTTCTAGCTACGTCATCGGCAAGGCCGTCAATACCGAAGACGAAGACTGGGAGTTCTAG